The Bosea sp. 685 DNA window ACGAGCTGGGACGACAGCGGCAGCCGCAACTGCGAATCCAGCACGACCCTGATCGGCGAGCGTCCGGCCATGCCGGGCAGGCGCACGGTCAGCAGCGGATCGTCGACGAGCACCGAGCCGATGCCGAGCATGATCGCGTCGTAATGCGCCCGCTGGAGATGGACCCAGGCCGACGCCGCAGGACAGGATACGGCAATGCGCACCCCCTCCGCCCCGCCAGCATAGCCATCCCTGGTACGGGCGACCTTGAACGTCACCATGGGGCGTCCCTGCGTCACCCGCAGCACGTAGCCGCGATGGGTCCGTTGAGCCTGCGCCTCCAGCACGCCCGTGGTGACGCTGATGCCCGCAGTCCGCAGCAATGCAAAACCGAGCCCGCGAAAACGTGGATTGGGATCGGCCATGGCCGCCACGACACGCTTCACGCCGGCCAGGATCGAGCGCTCGACGCAAGGCGTCGCGGCGCGGATGGTGCGATGCGAACAGGGCTCGAGCGTGACATAGAGCGTGCCGCCGGCCGCGGCGTTCGGTCCGGCGCGGTCGAAGGCGTTCGCCTCGCCGTGTGGCCGGCCACCGGGCTGGGTGTGGCCGCGGGCCACGATCACGGGGCCATCCGCGCTATCCTGCGTGACGATGGCGCCGACGCAAGGATTGGTTGCTGTTGTGCCTTGCCCGCGCGCGCCGAAATCCAGCGCCTGGCGCATGAAGGCGCGGTCGATCGCGGCCTGGTCAGTCATCGTTGCGGGCAGGCGGCGGCGCGCTCGCGCCGTCCTCGTCATCGGCATTGAGCTGGCCCAGGATCTCCTCGAAATCGCGGGCTTCGCGGAAATTGCGATAGACCGAGGCGAAGCGGACATAGGCGACGTCGTCGAGCGATTTCAGCCCTTCCATCACCAGTTCGCCGACGGTCGAGCTCGGGATTTCGCCCTCGCCCGAGCTTTCGAGCTGGCGCACGATGCCGTTGACCATGCGCTCGATCCGCTCCGGCGCGACCGGGCGCTTGCGCAGCGCGACCTCGATCGAGGTCTGCAATTTGTCGCGGTCGAAGGCGGTGCGCCGGCCCGAGCGCTTGACCACGACGAGCTCGCGCAATTGCACGCGCTCGAAGGTGGTGAAGCGCCCGCCGCAATCGGGACAAACGCGACGACGGCGAATCGAGGCGTGGTCGTCGGTTGGACGGGAGTCCTTCACCTGCGTGTCGAGAGAGCCGCAATAGGGACAGCGCATGGCGGCCTCTTTCTTTCGTCAGTCCTAGAGCACGCGCCGATCAGGTTGCTGCAACCTGATCGGATAATGCGTTCTCTATCAAATAATGAGAGCCGGATCCGATCAGGTCGACCCGACCTGATCGGATCCGGCTCTAGCGCTGCCTCAATAGATCGGGAAGCGCGCCGTCAGCTCATGCGCCTTGGCCTTGACGGCCTCTTCAACCGCGCCGTTGCCGGCTTCGCCATTCGCCGCAAGCCCGTCCAGTACCTCGGCGATCAGCTCGCCGACCTTCTTGAACTCGGCGACGCCGAAGCCGCGCGAGGTCGCAGCCGGCGTGCCCAGGCGGATGCCCGAGGTGACCATCGGCTTCTCCGGATCGAAGGGGATGCCGTTCTTGTTGCAGGTGATGTGGGCGCGGCCGAGAGCGGCCTCGGCCGCCTTGCCGGTGACCTTCTTGGAGCGCAGATCGACCAGCATCAGATGGTTGTCGGTGCCGCCGGTGACGAGGTCGAAGCCCTTGCTCTTCAGCGTCTCCGCCAGCGCCTTTGCGTTGGCTACGACGGCGCGGGCATAGATCTTGAACTCGGGCTGCAGCGCCTCCTGGAAGGAGACCGCCTTGGCGGCGATGACATGCATCAAAGGTCCGCCCTGGATGCCGGGGAAGACGGCCGAGTTGATCTTCTTGGCGATCGCCTCGTCATTGGTCAGCACCATGCCGCCGCGCGGGCCGCGCAGGGTCTTGTGCGTGGTGGTGGTGACGACATGGGCGTGCGGAAATGGCGAGGGATGCGCGCCACCCGCGACCAGTCCGGCGAAATGCGCGATATCGACCATGAAATAGGCGCCGACCTTGTCGGCGATCTCACGGAAGCGGGCGAAGTCCCAGTGCCGGGCATAGGCCGAGCCGCCGGCGACGATCAGCTTCGGCTTGTTCTCGACGGCGAGGCGCTCCATCGCATCATAGTCGATGGTCTGGTCGACGACGCAGACGCCATAGGGCACAACTTTGAACCACTTGCCGGACTGGTTGACCGGGGCGCCGTGGGTCAGGTGACCGCCGGCGGCGAGGTCGAGGCCCATGAAGGTGTCGCCGGGCTGCATCAGCGCCATGAACACGGCCTGGTTGGCCTGGCTACCGGAGTTCGGCTGGACATTGGCGAACCCGCAGTCGAACAGCCGGCAGGCGCGCTCGATCGCAAGCTTCTCGGCGATGTCGACGAACTGGCAGCCGCCATAATAGCGCCGGCCGACATAGCCCTCGGCATACTTATTGGTCATCACCGAGCCCTGCGCCTCCAGCACGGCGCGCGAGACGATGTTCTCGGAGGCGATCAGCTCGATCTCGTCGCGCTGGCGACCGAGCTCGAGCTCGATGGCACGGGCGATCTCGGGGTCGCTATCGGCAAGCGAGGCAGCGAAGAAGGAGTTCGAGAAATGCTTGTCGCTCGCGGCTTCGGTCATATCCGGCTCCTGCTGTAAAAGGTGGCCGCGCACGGCCCGGTCCCGTTGCCGCGTCCCGTATCATGGGGTGGAAATCTGTCCAAGCGATAGATGGTGCGGCTAACAGGATGGCCCATCGCCGCGCTCTGGGATGTCAGCGTCGCCGCGCCGGCTTCAGACCTTTCCCGGCCTCCCCAAGAGAAGGATGGGTGACGAGCGTCCCCCGCGAGGCCGACTTCAGGAGCCCACGGAAGGTTGGGCATTCCAGATGCGTCGGCGCGGGGCAGTCAGCGATATGGCGCAGCATGTCGCGCAGAGCGCTGAGATCGACGATCTGGCGCTGCAATTCGTCCGCCTTTGCGTGAAACCGGGCCCGGGGAAGATCGGGCCGGCCGTCCTGTCCGAACAGGCCCGCGATCTCGACCAGCGAGAAGCCCGCCGCCTTGCCGAGACCGATGAGCGACAATTTCAGGAGCACGTCGGCATCGAATTGCCGGCGCAATCCGCGCCGTCCGAGCGAATCGATCAGGCCGATCTCCTCGTAATAGCGCAGCGTCGAGGCCGACACGCCCGAGCGTTGGGCCACCTCCCCGATATCCAGAATCGGCATGCTTGACCTCAAGTTGACTTGAACTTGTAGACTCACCCGAACGCTGGATTTCAGCAAGAGGGAAAAGCCATGCAGGAACTTCGCGCCACGCAAGAACTTCGCGCCACGCAAGATTTTCGTGCCACGCCGCCGCACCCGATCTGGCGGGACCGGCGCACTGTTGCGCTACTGATGGCGGCATCGCTCACCACGATGGCCAACGCCACGATCAGCCCGGCCCTGCCCGGGCTCGAGCGATTGTTCTCGGGCGATCCGAACGCCGCGATGCTGACGCGGCTGCTGGTGCCGGCGCCGGCGCTCAGCGTCGCCCTCTGCGCGCCGCTCGCCGGGCTGGTGGCCGACCGGTTCGGACGACGCGCGATGCTGCTCTCCGGCACGATCCTTTTCGTGATCGCCGGATGCGCCGGCCTCGTCCTGCCCGATCTCCCGACGATCTTCGCCAGCCGCCTCGTGCTCGGCATCGCGGTCGCCTTGATCATGACCGCGCAAACCGCCCTGGTCGGGGACTATTTCACCGGAAAGGACCGCAGCGCACTGACAAGCCTGCAGATTTCGGCGCGCAATTTCGGCGGCCTTATCTTCATCTCGCTTGCAGGCTGGGGCGCGACGCTCTCGCCGCGCCTGCCCTTCGCCATCTATGGCCTCGCCGCCGCCTTCCTGCCGCTGATGTGGATCGCGATCGTCGATCCGCCCCGATCAGCGCACTCCCGCGGCGCCAAGCCGGCGGACAGCGCCGCGGGACACCCGCCCTGGCGCGCGCGCCTCGCTTTGCTGGTTCTCTTGCAGGCGCTGACCAACATGATCTTCTTCGTCATGCCGACCCAATTGTCGTTCCTCCTGGAGGAGCGAGGCTATAACAGCGCGGCCATG harbors:
- the ribD gene encoding bifunctional diaminohydroxyphosphoribosylaminopyrimidine deaminase/5-amino-6-(5-phosphoribosylamino)uracil reductase RibD, giving the protein MTDQAAIDRAFMRQALDFGARGQGTTATNPCVGAIVTQDSADGPVIVARGHTQPGGRPHGEANAFDRAGPNAAAGGTLYVTLEPCSHRTIRAATPCVERSILAGVKRVVAAMADPNPRFRGLGFALLRTAGISVTTGVLEAQAQRTHRGYVLRVTQGRPMVTFKVARTRDGYAGGAEGVRIAVSCPAASAWVHLQRAHYDAIMLGIGSVLVDDPLLTVRLPGMAGRSPIRVVLDSQLRLPLSSQLVATVGEVPVWVVATEAAPIARERALVAAGVEVMRVSAGADGHLDLTEMLQLLGTRGINRVFSEGGPTIGEKLALAGFADEVIVSTSPKSLGHPGIIAVRPGLAAMLADPDLYRLADSGLIGHDHFEHFTRVF
- the nrdR gene encoding transcriptional regulator NrdR, which encodes MRCPYCGSLDTQVKDSRPTDDHASIRRRRVCPDCGGRFTTFERVQLRELVVVKRSGRRTAFDRDKLQTSIEVALRKRPVAPERIERMVNGIVRQLESSGEGEIPSSTVGELVMEGLKSLDDVAYVRFASVYRNFREARDFEEILGQLNADDEDGASAPPPARNDD
- the glyA gene encoding serine hydroxymethyltransferase → MTEAASDKHFSNSFFAASLADSDPEIARAIELELGRQRDEIELIASENIVSRAVLEAQGSVMTNKYAEGYVGRRYYGGCQFVDIAEKLAIERACRLFDCGFANVQPNSGSQANQAVFMALMQPGDTFMGLDLAAGGHLTHGAPVNQSGKWFKVVPYGVCVVDQTIDYDAMERLAVENKPKLIVAGGSAYARHWDFARFREIADKVGAYFMVDIAHFAGLVAGGAHPSPFPHAHVVTTTTHKTLRGPRGGMVLTNDEAIAKKINSAVFPGIQGGPLMHVIAAKAVSFQEALQPEFKIYARAVVANAKALAETLKSKGFDLVTGGTDNHLMLVDLRSKKVTGKAAEAALGRAHITCNKNGIPFDPEKPMVTSGIRLGTPAATSRGFGVAEFKKVGELIAEVLDGLAANGEAGNGAVEEAVKAKAHELTARFPIY
- a CDS encoding helix-turn-helix domain-containing protein yields the protein MPILDIGEVAQRSGVSASTLRYYEEIGLIDSLGRRGLRRQFDADVLLKLSLIGLGKAAGFSLVEIAGLFGQDGRPDLPRARFHAKADELQRQIVDLSALRDMLRHIADCPAPTHLECPTFRGLLKSASRGTLVTHPSLGEAGKGLKPARRR
- a CDS encoding MFS transporter — encoded protein: MQELRATQELRATQDFRATPPHPIWRDRRTVALLMAASLTTMANATISPALPGLERLFSGDPNAAMLTRLLVPAPALSVALCAPLAGLVADRFGRRAMLLSGTILFVIAGCAGLVLPDLPTIFASRLVLGIAVALIMTAQTALVGDYFTGKDRSALTSLQISARNFGGLIFISLAGWGATLSPRLPFAIYGLAAAFLPLMWIAIVDPPRSAHSRGAKPADSAAGHPPWRARLALLVLLQALTNMIFFVMPTQLSFLLEERGYNSAAMTGAALGVLMLSGGGFALLYPRIQRAIGHLGIFAMGYVAMALGFLLLPFATTASTFAATAAIGTGYALVSPCFIALTLGLAPLRRRGLAGGLLTTSVFIGQFCSPLLGTPLIARYGFDGLFHGTALLLMAMAVAAGAVGVLSWLNLRSALTSKRMPVSPRSSLP